TCTGCCGATATTGTTGGTCCGCTCATACCACCTGAgaccttctcttttctgcgCATTATCGACATACGACTGCGCCTATATATTGAAACATTTCTGAAGAGGAAATACCAAACGCTTGGAGCCAATTTCACCGGGTACTACATGCGTGAGAAGCTATCAAAATGAGCTCCGATCGTCAGCCCAAGTATCGCCAGGAGATCCAGCAGGTAAGTGCTCAGTTGAGGACCGTAATGTCCACCAATATCAATACAGTCCCACGgttgcatcttcttcctcctctggTCGGCTCTCGTTCAAGATTTGGTCAATCACGATGCTGCGTGAAACCCAGTCAACATCGTATCTAGAATGGGAATTCTGCATGTCATAGTCGCAAGGTTGGCGCTAGGGCACAAAGTTGAGATCACTCGCCCTTGGGACAACCACTCTACTTTCAAAACAATCTTGAGTCATCAAGGTCGATACCACCTATTTGACCTTGCAAGACCGCATCTCTGGCTGGAAAAATCGATTGATTCATTGGTCCGAACGACATCTTTATCATCGCAGCTTCCTGTCATGCGGGGTGGCTCTTTGCATGTGCAGTCTGTGAATCCAGACGTGCTGAGAGCGGATCTTTTGCTCAGCAAATTTCCAGGTGTCTGATTCATCGCTATCTCTCGACGTCACATCATTTCATTCCTCCCCGTCACTCTTGATTCATTCGGCGACACCTCGGGACGTTATTTCGACTTACGCCCTCAGCCTGGTTGCAGGTCACCCATTATCAACCTTTGGCATCTCACTAATTCCACGTCTCTCCAACCTCATATGCACGTTATCTTCAACgtcttctttgtctctctACCAGCCTTTTTAATGAAAAGAGCCCTGCTGCCTCATAGGATTCACTTAATTCAAAGATGTCATCGACTGAGATCTCAAAACACGACGAGAATTATATCCCCATCGGCATTACAAGTTTGGATCATCTTGCACTGGTCTCGGATTCCAGCCAAACCTGCGAAGCCCAAATTGCTCCGAGCCCAACCCAGCCTGTTGCTACTGATTCTCAGGCCTCTGGACTCTCCCGGCTAGGCATCTCCCAAGCCAGAAATGCCTGCAAGCGAAAGCTCTCAGATGCTAGTGATCTGTCCCTTCTTTACGACGGACACTACCGCACTAGCGCCTTTAGCTTCTGTGGAAAGCATAAAGGTGCCGAGGAACACCGCAGCGTACCTGACGAGGAGCCTGCTGACAGCGGGCGAATCTACGACGCCGACGACGAGTGGGAAGAAGATTGCAACCTCGAACTGAGCCCCGCTCTGTTTAAGTACCAGTTTACTGACAAAATTTTTCCAAAGATGATGTTCGTCTCTGGTGAGACTGCGGAGGCTTCCGTAGAAACCACCACCCTCATCGAGGACATCACTCGTGAGCAGGTCTTGGAGATTGTACGCTCACTTCACTCTACTATCACTGCTTAGTCGCTGTGTGATCTAACCTACTCTCTTTTTCAGCTCACCCGTGGAGCTCAGATGGCGGCTCGCCGAGGGTCTCGTTCAATTTCTACCGATGACTTGATCTTCCTGATCCGCCACGACAAGGCCAAGGTCTCCCGTCTCCGCACTTTCTTGTCCTGGAAGGATGTTCGCAAGAATGTCAAGGACTCCGATGACAAGGGCGGCGCTGACGCGGCTGACTTTGCCGCTGCCGACGATGCAGCCGGTGTTGTGGCGGGTCCGCAGGACGTCGCTTCCAAGCCCAAGAACAAACGGGCCAAGGTTGGCCTTGCGTGGGATGTCAACAGCTTCTTCTCGGTGCAGATTCCAGAAcgtgaagacgaggaagatgaagaggaggaagagcaaaaCTACGCCACTCTTCAGCGCCTCGCCGCGGCCGACGAACGCACCAAGCACATGACCAAGGAGGAGTATGTCGTCTGGTCAGAGTGTCGTCAAGCTTCATTCACATACCGCAAGAGCAAGCGGTTCCGTGAGTGGGCAGGCTTTGGAATTGTGACCGAATCCAAGCCGAACGACGACATCGTGGACATTCTCGGTTTCCTCACCTTTGAGATCGTCCAAACCCTGACCGAGGAGGCCCTCAAGGTGAAAGAACGGGAAGATCACGAAAAGAACCGCGGCGGCGCGGATGCCTCGGGCGCGGACTCTAAGAAGCGCAAACGAGAAACTGGTCTTTTCGATCCTCCCGAAGAGGGTCGGACTCCCGTCGAGCCCCGACACATCCGCGAGGCCTATCGCAAGCTCCAGGCGATTCCGCAAAAGTCCATCGCGATGCTGCTGCACAACGGCCGAGTGCCCGCCAAATTGCCTCTGAAATTGGTGAGTACTTACTGACTCGTCCTGCAATGCCGATATGAGGCAACGTAATTATGCTAATATTGACTCTGCCCCAGATCTGAGAGGCTTTCTGTGTGTCCTCGTTTTGCTTTCCACGACTTGCCCGTTTTtccttgctttttttttcttttcttcttcttttagGTCTGCATGGTCCAAGGAGTTAATGGGCTAAAAATGATACCCCCGGTCTTAAATCAATAGCGCACTTGCTTTCGGTtctctccatcatcctctttgtttttcaatttttttcaatttttttttttaaatcgGGTTGAATGAAAGATTTAACTATAATTTCAAGTTGCTGGCCAAAGTATCTGAACCTGGGTTCCCACCACCGATCTTGAAAGCCTACCAGTAGGCTCGAAGAAATTGTCTCAACCCACCTTATTGGAATTCGATTTCCACCTGGCTTGGCGTCGATATGAGTGTATCCATGTTGGAGGGCGTTGTCGTGCAATTGCGATTGTCTATTCCTCTTTGGTTCCATGGTAGAGGTAGGACAAGTTTGAACCCTCCTGTGAAAGAGAAAGCTAGACCGGCTAATTAATATACCTACATTTCACTCATCAAACGCTTTCAATGACTGTTATTTTCAATGCAATACGGTACGTTATATCTTGCTGCTCATAACAGAAGTTCATTCAAAAATGTACGACCGCTTTCATAATACTCGTTACATGACGAAACATTTGCGTAAAACCATTGCCCAGAGGAGGATCTACTCCTGGTGAGACTTGCGCCCTAGATATCAGCCCACTTGTGTTAGCCCTCGACTGTACAAACAAAACCCTTGAGTCTCACAGACAGTAGGGTAGAATCGACTTACATTCCGCCAACTC
This genomic window from Penicillium oxalicum strain HP7-1 chromosome III, whole genome shotgun sequence contains:
- a CDS encoding SAGA complex subunit spt3; the encoded protein is MSSTEISKHDENYIPIGITSLDHLALVSDSSQTCEAQIAPSPTQPVATDSQASGLSRLGISQARNACKRKLSDASDLSLLYDGHYRTSAFSFCGKHKGAEEHRSVPDEEPADSGRIYDADDEWEEDCNLELSPALFKYQFTDKIFPKMMFVSGETAEASVETTTLIEDITREQVLEILTRGAQMAARRGSRSISTDDLIFLIRHDKAKVSRLRTFLSWKDVRKNVKDSDDKGGADAADFAAADDAAGVVAGPQDVASKPKNKRAKVGLAWDVNSFFSVQIPEREDEEDEEEEEQNYATLQRLAAADERTKHMTKEEYVVWSECRQASFTYRKSKRFREWAGFGIVTESKPNDDIVDILGFLTFEIVQTLTEEALKVKEREDHEKNRGGADASGADSKKRKRETGLFDPPEEGRTPVEPRHIREAYRKLQAIPQKSIAMLLHNGRVPAKLPLKLI